CTGATTTAAAGGAAATGTAATGGCAGGTCATAGTAAATGGGCAAATATTAAGCACCGCAAAGGGCGTGCAGATGCAAAGAAAGGGAAGATTTTCTCAAGGATTGCCAAAGAAATCATCAGTGCTGCCAAACTAGGGGGCCCCGATCCAAAATCTAATCCCCGTTTGCGCCTCGTTTTACAAAAGGCCAGGGAAGCCAACGTTCCAAATGAGATTATCGAACGAAATATCAAAAAAGCTTCTAGTGCAGACCAAGCAGATTATATTGAGATGACTTATGAGCTTTATGGCCATGGGGGAGTGGGGATTATTATCGATGTAATGACTGACAACAAAAACCGGATTGCTTCCGATATGCGCATTGCGACAAACAAGAGGGGTGGAAGTATTGCAACCCCGGGAGCTGTGGCTTTTAATTTTGATCGTAAAGGTGTCATTCAGATTTCTAAAAAGCATGGGGTAGAGGAAGAATTATTTAATGCCGCTATTGAAGCAGGGGCAGAAGACTTTGAAGTTGCCGATGAGTTTTTCATGATCACGACAGACCCGGCGGGATTGTTTCAAGTTAAAGATGCTGTAAGCCATTTAGGCTTTCAATGTGAGGAGGCTTCTTTAGAAATGATTCCCAAAGCTTATGTGGAATGCGATGAAGAAACAGCTAAAGCAAACTTAGCCTTGATTGATTGGTTAGAGCAATTAGAAGACGTAGATGCCGTTTATCACAATATGAAAGTTCCAGATCAATGGGTGGATGAGCAGCTTCTTTAATGCACTAGATTTAAGCTCTATTATTGCTCTTCCCGAAGATCTTTTGCAAATTGCACGCTATTTTTCACACGAAAAAGGAACGTGCTTTCTTTATTCAGGAGGCTCTTTCCCCCTCTCTAAAAAATCTTTTTTGTGTTTATACCCTTTTTCTTTTATTTGTATTGAACCGACTATCCAAAGAAAATCTTGGGGAGGGGGCATTCTTAAACCTCTCGAGCTTCATTTGAAAAATCCGTGGGATGCCCTTAAACAATTTTTAAATGAGCCGAGCCTCACTTTCTCATTTCCTCGTTGGGTGGGGTATTTAGGATATGAGATGGGGGCTTATAGCGATTCCCAACTGGTTTTGGAGTACACTCCTCCCGAAATTCCTTTGGCTTATTTTCAACGGTTTGCTTGCACAATCGTTTTTGACCACGATTTGAAAAAATGCCAATTGTGGATAGACCAAGAATCTTTCTCTTTTTTAGATCGCTCACAAATAGGGCAGATCCTAGAATGGAGCACTATTTCTACTTGGATACGCGTGAAAGCCCAAGCCTATGCGCTTGCTTCGCCATCTGAAGTTTCTAGCTTGATTTTTAAGATTCAACCAGCTGGACGGGAGTCTTATCTCAATCAAGTCCAAAAAGCCAAAACATTGATCGAAAAGGGGGAAATTTATCAGGTTAATCTCTCGCAGCCCTTTACTTTGCAGGGAAGGCGAGAAGGTTTTGAGCTGTTTTATCGATTAGCTAAGCTCAACCCAGCCCCTTATTCTGGCTACTGGGATCTTCCCTTTTGCTCGATTGTATCTTCTTCCCCTGAAAAATTTTTAAAAAAAGACTCTCTTCTTCTTTCTACCGAGCCAATCAAAGGCACAGCTCCACGCGGAACAACTCCCACAGAGGATGGTGGCAATCGCGAACGGTTAGTGCGTTCCGAAAAAGAGAATGCGGAGTTGCTCATGA
The Parachlamydia sp. AcF125 genome window above contains:
- a CDS encoding YebC/PmpR family DNA-binding transcriptional regulator; this encodes MAGHSKWANIKHRKGRADAKKGKIFSRIAKEIISAAKLGGPDPKSNPRLRLVLQKAREANVPNEIIERNIKKASSADQADYIEMTYELYGHGGVGIIIDVMTDNKNRIASDMRIATNKRGGSIATPGAVAFNFDRKGVIQISKKHGVEEELFNAAIEAGAEDFEVADEFFMITTDPAGLFQVKDAVSHLGFQCEEASLEMIPKAYVECDEETAKANLALIDWLEQLEDVDAVYHNMKVPDQWVDEQLL
- a CDS encoding anthranilate synthase component I family protein, yielding MSSFFNALDLSSIIALPEDLLQIARYFSHEKGTCFLYSGGSFPLSKKSFLCLYPFSFICIEPTIQRKSWGGGILKPLELHLKNPWDALKQFLNEPSLTFSFPRWVGYLGYEMGAYSDSQLVLEYTPPEIPLAYFQRFACTIVFDHDLKKCQLWIDQESFSFLDRSQIGQILEWSTISTWIRVKAQAYALASPSEVSSLIFKIQPAGRESYLNQVQKAKTLIEKGEIYQVNLSQPFTLQGRREGFELFYRLAKLNPAPYSGYWDLPFCSIVSSSPEKFLKKDSLLLSTEPIKGTAPRGTTPTEDGGNRERLVRSEKENAELLMITDLMRHDLGKVSVAGSVKVNPHWNCYGYQNVFHLSSEVESIACSSLHFLDIIRACFPGGSITGCPKIRAMQTIHAFEKRARGIYTGSLGYFSHNGDFDFNIAIRSLILSPTSIHTAFGAGIVADSLPDQEYQEILSKGQSIFEILNVSLV